The Sphingomicrobium sp. genome has a window encoding:
- a CDS encoding NAD(P)H-hydrate dehydratase gives MKATPITADSLKDHPLPPVIDGDKETKGRLLVLAGSRDVPGAALLAAEAAMRAGAGKLRIATVESVAAHIAVAMPEAMVFGLPQAKDGGFAGDAVEPMRKAAEDVDAVIAGPGVKKGDVCKCMTDVLLETDSALALDVAFLRTLEPLHERELNRSSAPVLLPNAPELAALLDCDSDKVEDDPVGCGIRAAELYRSIVLVKGVISHVVTPDRRCWRFEGGAPGLGVSGSGDVLAGIVGGLLARGAEPLNALLWSVWLHGEAGARLAEKVGPIGFLAREIAGEIPALLPR, from the coding sequence ATGAAGGCGACGCCGATCACTGCCGACAGTTTGAAAGACCATCCCCTGCCGCCGGTCATCGACGGCGACAAGGAAACCAAGGGTCGCCTTCTCGTCCTCGCCGGAAGCCGCGATGTGCCCGGCGCGGCGCTGCTCGCCGCCGAGGCAGCGATGCGCGCGGGCGCCGGCAAGCTCCGCATCGCGACGGTCGAAAGCGTCGCCGCGCACATCGCCGTGGCAATGCCCGAAGCCATGGTGTTCGGCCTGCCGCAGGCGAAGGACGGTGGCTTTGCCGGCGATGCCGTCGAGCCGATGCGCAAGGCGGCCGAGGACGTCGACGCGGTGATTGCCGGCCCGGGCGTCAAGAAAGGCGACGTCTGCAAGTGCATGACGGACGTGCTGCTCGAAACCGACTCCGCACTCGCGCTCGACGTCGCCTTCCTGCGCACGCTCGAGCCGCTTCACGAGCGGGAGCTCAATCGCTCGAGCGCCCCGGTCCTGCTCCCCAACGCGCCGGAGCTTGCCGCGCTGCTCGACTGCGACTCCGATAAGGTCGAGGACGATCCCGTCGGCTGCGGGATCCGTGCGGCGGAGCTCTATCGCTCGATCGTCCTCGTCAAAGGCGTGATCAGCCATGTCGTGACCCCCGACCGCCGCTGCTGGCGTTTCGAGGGCGGTGCGCCCGGCCTCGGCGTATCGGGGAGCGGCGACGTCCTCGCGGGCATCGTCGGGGGCCTGCTTGCGCGCGGTGCCGAGCCGCTCAACGCGTTGCTCTGGTCGGTGTGGTTGCACGGCGAAGCCGGTGCCCGTCTGGCAGAAAAGGTCGGCCCGATCGGCTTCCTCGCCCGCGAGATCGCCGGCGAAATTCCGGCGCTACTGCCCCGCTGA
- the pyk gene encoding pyruvate kinase: MTETLAPRTRKVKILATLGPASSDPDMIRRLMVAGADAFRINMSHGDHETKAKLVAAIRALEKEFHRPTTILFDLQGPKLRVGQFDGGKTVLEKGGRFVLDRSEEAGDSQRVQLPHAELFEAVRPGTNILIDDGKVRLNVIEAGGDRIVTEVKVGGTVSDNKGVNVPDVVVPIPALTEKDREDLKFALEQKADWVALSFVQRPEDVAEARSLIGDRAALLAKIEKPAAIDRLNDIIALADAVMVARGDLGVELPPEQVPPLQNRIVATARQFGKPVVVATQMLESMISSPTPTRAEVSDVATAIYDGADAVMLSAESAAGKYPCEAVHMMDRIATSVESDPSYHGRIHFTQTRLEPTTADALAGSARQIATTISAAAMLCYTSSGSTARRIARERPSVPLLAMSHSHTTSRRMGLYWGVTGVHTRDVSSFEEMVEKAKRMALRHEIAKGGDRVIIMAGIPFGTAGSTNVLHVVRLAGDELDRYQGSAGQ, translated from the coding sequence GTGACCGAGACGCTTGCCCCCCGCACCCGCAAGGTGAAGATCCTCGCAACGCTGGGCCCGGCTTCCAGCGATCCGGACATGATCCGCAGGTTGATGGTCGCAGGCGCCGACGCCTTCCGCATCAACATGAGCCATGGCGACCATGAGACCAAGGCGAAGCTGGTTGCCGCGATCCGGGCGTTGGAAAAGGAATTTCATCGGCCGACGACGATCCTGTTCGACCTGCAGGGGCCGAAGCTGCGCGTCGGCCAGTTCGACGGCGGCAAGACGGTCCTCGAAAAGGGTGGCCGCTTCGTCCTCGACCGCAGCGAGGAAGCTGGCGATTCGCAGCGCGTCCAGCTGCCGCACGCGGAGCTGTTCGAAGCGGTTCGGCCCGGCACGAACATCCTGATCGACGACGGCAAGGTGCGGCTGAACGTGATCGAAGCCGGCGGCGACCGGATCGTCACCGAAGTGAAAGTCGGCGGCACGGTTTCGGACAACAAGGGCGTCAACGTGCCCGACGTGGTGGTGCCGATCCCGGCGCTTACCGAAAAGGACCGCGAGGACCTGAAGTTCGCGCTCGAGCAAAAGGCAGACTGGGTCGCCTTGTCGTTCGTTCAGCGGCCCGAGGATGTTGCGGAAGCGCGATCGCTGATCGGCGACCGGGCCGCGCTTCTTGCCAAGATCGAGAAGCCCGCGGCGATCGATCGGTTGAACGACATCATCGCGCTTGCCGACGCGGTAATGGTCGCGCGAGGCGACCTGGGCGTCGAGCTGCCGCCAGAGCAGGTGCCGCCGCTCCAGAACCGCATCGTCGCCACCGCCCGCCAGTTCGGCAAGCCGGTGGTCGTCGCGACGCAGATGCTTGAATCCATGATTTCGTCGCCGACGCCGACCCGGGCAGAAGTGAGCGACGTTGCGACGGCAATCTACGACGGCGCCGATGCGGTGATGCTGTCGGCCGAAAGCGCGGCGGGCAAATATCCGTGCGAGGCGGTGCACATGATGGACCGCATCGCGACCAGCGTGGAGAGCGATCCGTCCTATCATGGCCGGATCCACTTCACGCAAACGCGGCTGGAGCCGACCACCGCCGACGCGCTAGCCGGATCGGCGCGCCAGATCGCCACCACCATCTCCGCGGCGGCGATGCTTTGCTATACGAGCTCCGGGTCGACGGCGCGGCGGATCGCGCGCGAGCGTCCGTCGGTGCCGCTGCTGGCGATGAGCCATTCGCACACGACGTCGCGCCGTATGGGCCTTTATTGGGGCGTGACGGGCGTCCACACCCGCGACGTCTCGAGCTTCGAAGAAATGGTCGAGAAGGCCAAACGGATGGCGCTCCGTCACGAGATCGCCAAGGGCGGCGACCGGGTGATCATCATGGCCGGCATTCCGTTCGGCACGGCAGGGTCGACCAACGTGCTTCACGTGGTGCGGCTCGCCGGCGACGAGCTCGACCGCTACCAGGGTTCAGCGGGGCAGTAG
- a CDS encoding DUF2312 domain-containing protein, translating to MAEGTVAADQLRLFIERIERLEEEKKGISDDIRDVYAEAKANGYDPKIMRMVVRLRKMETHTRQEQDAILETYRNAIGC from the coding sequence ATGGCGGAAGGCACCGTCGCGGCCGACCAGCTGCGGCTGTTCATCGAGCGGATCGAACGGCTCGAGGAAGAAAAGAAGGGCATCAGCGACGACATTCGCGATGTCTATGCCGAGGCGAAAGCGAACGGTTACGACCCGAAGATCATGCGCATGGTCGTCCGCCTCAGGAAGATGGAAACGCACACCCGGCAGGAGCAGGACGCGATCCTCGAAACCTATCGCAACGCGATCGGCTGCTAG
- a CDS encoding YebC/PmpR family DNA-binding transcriptional regulator: MAGHSKFKNIMHRKGAQDKKRSAMFSKLSREITVAAKMGLPDPDANARLRAAVIAARAQSMPKDNIQRAIDKASGSDAENYEEIRYEGFGPAGVALIVEALTDNRNRTATNVRTAFSKNGGNLGASGSVSHGFERVGLIEYPASAGDSDKVLEAAIEAGADDVESDEEGHRIWTSVDSLHEVSKALEGLLGEGEGAKLAWKPSTEVEVRGDDAATLMKLIDALEDDDDVQTVWGNYDVPEEELEKLA, translated from the coding sequence ATGGCAGGCCACAGTAAATTCAAGAACATCATGCACCGCAAGGGCGCGCAGGATAAGAAGCGCTCGGCGATGTTTTCCAAGCTCAGCCGCGAAATCACCGTCGCGGCCAAGATGGGCCTGCCCGACCCCGACGCCAACGCTCGCCTGCGCGCGGCGGTGATCGCCGCCCGCGCCCAGTCGATGCCGAAGGACAATATCCAGCGCGCGATCGACAAGGCTTCCGGCTCCGACGCCGAGAATTATGAAGAGATCCGCTACGAGGGCTTCGGCCCTGCGGGCGTTGCGCTGATCGTCGAAGCCCTGACCGACAACCGCAACCGCACCGCGACCAACGTCCGAACCGCGTTTTCGAAGAACGGCGGCAACCTCGGCGCGAGCGGCAGCGTCAGCCACGGGTTCGAGCGGGTCGGACTGATCGAATATCCGGCGAGCGCCGGCGATTCCGACAAGGTGCTCGAAGCCGCGATCGAGGCGGGTGCCGACGATGTCGAAAGCGACGAGGAAGGCCACCGCATCTGGACCAGCGTCGACAGCCTGCACGAAGTCTCCAAGGCGCTCGAAGGCCTGCTCGGCGAAGGCGAAGGCGCGAAGCTCGCCTGGAAGCCCTCGACCGAAGTCGAAGTTCGCGGCGACGACGCGGCGACGCTGATGAAGCTCATCGACGCGCTCGAGGACGATGACGATGTCCAAACCGTCTGGGGCAATTACGACGTGCCCGAGGAAGAGCTGGAGAAGCTCGCCTGA
- the ruvC gene encoding crossover junction endodeoxyribonuclease RuvC has translation MKVLGLDPGLGTTGWGLIEAEGNRLSHIANGQLKTETGAPLPQRLAHLATQLEALLADHAPAAAAVEEVFVNKNPQSTLKLGHSRGVVLMCAARSGIVVGEYSPTLVKKAVVGTGAAEKAQVHAMIQRLLPGAKIAGPDAADALAVAITHAHHLASARATNVRSG, from the coding sequence CTGAAAGTCCTCGGTCTCGACCCCGGGCTCGGCACCACCGGCTGGGGGCTGATCGAAGCTGAGGGCAATCGCCTATCCCACATCGCCAACGGCCAGCTGAAGACCGAAACCGGGGCGCCGCTGCCGCAACGGCTCGCTCATTTGGCGACCCAGCTCGAAGCGCTCCTCGCCGACCATGCGCCAGCCGCGGCTGCGGTCGAGGAAGTGTTCGTCAACAAGAACCCGCAATCGACCCTCAAGCTCGGTCATTCCCGCGGCGTGGTCCTGATGTGTGCGGCGCGCAGCGGCATCGTGGTCGGCGAATATTCACCGACCCTGGTCAAGAAAGCCGTCGTCGGCACCGGCGCCGCCGAGAAGGCGCAGGTCCATGCAATGATCCAGCGCCTGCTGCCGGGAGCGAAGATCGCGGGGCCGGATGCCGCCGACGCTCTCGCGGTCGCCATCACTCACGCGCATCATCTGGCGAGCGCGAGGGCCACAAACGTCCGTTCGGGCTGA
- the ruvA gene encoding Holliday junction branch migration protein RuvA, which yields MIARLSGKIAELAADSAVIDVAGVGYLVQLSGKTLAAIGDVGTEVTLTTELQVREDAWTLFGFGSPAERDAFRALTSIQGVGGRLALAILSTLAPDELARAVAQEDKAMIGRANGVGPKLAARIANELQGKLGVGAIGGAAPAPRGGAAADALSALANLGFKPADAGAAVNAAVDELGPDATLDALVRLALKKAAK from the coding sequence TTGATAGCCAGACTCTCCGGCAAAATCGCTGAACTCGCCGCCGACAGCGCGGTCATCGACGTGGCCGGCGTCGGCTATCTGGTCCAGCTGAGCGGCAAGACCCTCGCCGCCATCGGCGATGTCGGCACTGAAGTGACACTCACCACCGAACTCCAGGTCCGCGAGGATGCCTGGACATTGTTCGGCTTCGGTTCCCCCGCCGAACGCGATGCCTTTCGTGCGCTGACCAGCATTCAGGGCGTCGGCGGCCGCCTCGCGCTCGCGATCCTTTCCACCCTCGCGCCTGACGAACTCGCGCGCGCGGTCGCGCAGGAAGACAAAGCGATGATCGGCCGCGCCAACGGTGTCGGCCCCAAGCTCGCCGCCCGCATCGCCAACGAGCTGCAGGGCAAGCTCGGCGTTGGCGCGATCGGCGGGGCAGCACCCGCGCCGCGCGGAGGCGCCGCGGCCGACGCTTTGTCCGCACTTGCCAATCTCGGCTTCAAGCCCGCCGACGCCGGCGCCGCCGTCAATGCCGCGGTCGACGAACTCGGTCCCGACGCCACGCTCGACGCGCTCGTCCGGCTGGCGCTCAAGAAAGCGGCGAAGTAG
- a CDS encoding DUF1622 domain-containing protein produces the protein MLEEIALAVAPFVSRMIELTGIAIIALGAFATLGIFAYRMAARQPYEEAVAAFRSSLGRAILLGLEFLVAADIINTVAIEPTLQSLAVLAGIVAIRTFLSFSLEVEIEGRWPWQRSGSKQREA, from the coding sequence ATGCTTGAGGAGATCGCGCTCGCCGTTGCCCCGTTCGTCAGCCGCATGATCGAGCTGACCGGCATCGCCATCATTGCGCTCGGCGCTTTCGCTACCCTCGGCATCTTCGCTTATCGCATGGCCGCGCGTCAGCCCTATGAAGAGGCGGTCGCCGCCTTCCGCTCGAGCCTTGGCCGGGCAATCCTTCTCGGCCTCGAATTCCTCGTTGCCGCCGACATCATCAACACCGTGGCGATCGAGCCGACGCTGCAAAGCCTGGCCGTGCTCGCCGGCATCGTCGCAATCCGCACCTTCCTGAGCTTCAGTCTCGAAGTCGAAATCGAGGGCCGCTGGCCGTGGCAGCGAAGCGGTTCGAAGCAGCGCGAAGCCTGA
- the ruvB gene encoding Holliday junction branch migration DNA helicase RuvB, protein MATDPDRITTPERTGEDADAALRPKSLDEFIGQQAARENLRVFVSAAKSRGEALDHVLLHGPPGLGKTTLAGIVAREMGVGFRATSGPVIAKSGDLAALLTNLEDGDVLFIDEIHRLNPAVEEVLYPAMEDRALDLMIGEGPSARSVRIDLPRFTLIGATTRQGLLTTPLRDRFGIPVRLNFYTIEELEQVVRRAARLLGAGLNQDGAHEIARRSRGTPRIAGRLLRRVRDFAHASGADEIDAKVADAALTRLEIDSLGLDAMDRRYLTMIADLYGGGPVGVETLAAGLSEPRDTIEDVIEPYLIQLGLIARTARGRCLNGRGYAHLGLPQPQGSQGGLFESGASSK, encoded by the coding sequence ATGGCCACCGACCCCGACCGCATCACGACGCCAGAACGCACCGGCGAAGACGCCGACGCGGCGCTTCGGCCCAAGAGCCTCGACGAGTTCATCGGCCAGCAGGCTGCTCGCGAGAACCTCCGCGTGTTCGTCTCCGCCGCGAAGAGCCGCGGTGAAGCGCTCGACCATGTGCTCCTCCACGGACCGCCCGGCCTTGGCAAGACCACGCTCGCCGGGATCGTCGCGCGGGAAATGGGCGTCGGCTTCCGCGCCACCTCGGGCCCCGTCATCGCAAAGTCCGGCGACCTTGCCGCACTGCTCACCAACCTCGAAGACGGCGACGTCCTCTTCATCGACGAGATCCACCGCCTCAATCCCGCGGTCGAAGAAGTCCTCTATCCGGCGATGGAGGACCGCGCGCTCGACCTGATGATCGGCGAGGGGCCATCGGCTCGATCCGTCAGGATTGACCTGCCGCGTTTCACCCTGATCGGCGCGACGACCCGCCAGGGGCTGCTGACGACGCCGCTTCGCGACCGCTTCGGCATTCCGGTTCGCCTCAACTTCTACACGATCGAGGAACTCGAACAGGTCGTCCGCCGCGCTGCCCGGCTGCTCGGTGCCGGCCTCAACCAGGACGGGGCTCACGAGATCGCCCGCCGGTCGCGGGGCACACCGCGCATCGCCGGGCGCCTGCTCCGCCGCGTCCGCGACTTTGCCCATGCCTCGGGCGCTGACGAGATCGACGCCAAGGTCGCCGATGCCGCGCTTACCCGGCTGGAGATCGACAGCCTCGGCCTCGACGCGATGGACCGCCGTTACCTGACGATGATCGCCGACCTCTATGGCGGCGGTCCGGTTGGCGTGGAGACGCTGGCCGCCGGCCTCTCCGAACCGCGCGACACGATCGAGGACGTGATCGAGCCTTATCTCATTCAGCTGGGCCTAATCGCCCGCACGGCACGGGGACGCTGCCTCAACGGCCGCGGCTACGCTCATCTCGGCTTGCCGCAGCCGCAGGGCAGCCAAGGTGGATTGTTCGAAAGCGGAGCCTCTTCCAAATAA
- a CDS encoding DUF3089 domain-containing protein has protein sequence MSVLIAGLAALAAQAAPVQVQPAPVNYGLDRNWLCLPGRSDTCSKPLPTTALSPFGYSSTGLSTVAKDPPVDCFYVYPTVSSDAGLNSDMNPGREERLAVETQLARFSSVCRTFAPVYRQMTAVSVAAYAAGVDVTDAGLLAYSDVQNAWRNYIRTRNNGRPFVLIGHSQGSLMLQQLIAREIETDPKVAARMKLAILPGYNLLVPQGRLVGGTFKKTPLCSRAGQTGCAISWVSFRDRNVPPPGAMFGYANRPGMTVGCVNPALPGSKDWVKLDSYWFTRSTLAVPGGPIRWSAEGQPSTPYVRTEGLVSGKCINDGQRGYLSIRTNHAPGEKWTNRVGGEVSVFGMFLPGWGMHLADLAEAQGDLIRQVEAVSPRSRTAARR, from the coding sequence ATGTCAGTGCTCATTGCAGGGCTTGCGGCGCTCGCTGCGCAGGCTGCCCCCGTTCAAGTGCAGCCCGCCCCCGTCAACTACGGGCTCGATCGCAATTGGCTCTGCCTGCCAGGCCGGTCGGACACCTGTTCGAAGCCGCTCCCGACCACCGCGCTTAGCCCGTTCGGCTACAGCTCGACGGGCCTCAGCACGGTCGCCAAGGATCCGCCGGTCGACTGCTTCTACGTCTATCCGACCGTCTCCAGCGACGCCGGGCTCAACAGCGACATGAATCCGGGCCGGGAAGAGCGGCTGGCGGTAGAAACTCAGCTCGCGCGCTTTTCGTCCGTGTGCCGGACGTTCGCGCCGGTGTACCGCCAGATGACGGCGGTTTCCGTCGCCGCTTATGCCGCAGGGGTCGACGTCACCGACGCGGGGCTGCTCGCTTATTCCGACGTCCAGAACGCCTGGCGCAACTACATCCGCACCCGCAACAACGGCCGGCCGTTCGTCCTGATCGGCCACAGCCAGGGCAGCCTGATGCTGCAGCAGCTGATCGCGCGGGAGATCGAGACCGATCCGAAGGTTGCGGCGCGAATGAAGCTCGCGATCCTCCCGGGGTACAATCTGCTCGTGCCGCAAGGCCGGCTGGTCGGCGGCACGTTCAAGAAGACACCTTTGTGCAGCCGCGCCGGCCAAACCGGCTGCGCCATCAGCTGGGTCAGTTTCCGCGACAGGAACGTGCCGCCGCCCGGCGCTATGTTCGGTTATGCGAACCGGCCCGGCATGACCGTCGGCTGCGTCAATCCCGCGCTGCCGGGTTCGAAGGATTGGGTGAAGCTCGACAGCTACTGGTTCACCCGCTCGACCCTGGCGGTACCCGGCGGGCCGATCCGCTGGTCGGCGGAAGGGCAGCCGTCGACACCTTATGTCCGCACCGAAGGGCTCGTTTCCGGCAAGTGCATCAACGACGGCCAGCGCGGCTATTTGTCGATCCGCACCAATCACGCGCCCGGCGAAAAGTGGACCAACCGCGTCGGCGGAGAAGTGTCGGTCTTCGGCATGTTCCTGCCCGGCTGGGGCATGCATCTTGCCGATCTTGCCGAAGCGCAGGGCGACCTGATCCGCCAGGTCGAAGCCGTCAGTCCTCGATCCAGAACAGCTGCTCGACGCTGA
- a CDS encoding helix-turn-helix transcriptional regulator — translation MAERLANRLKERRTELSLTQAELAEKVGVTRKTVNTVENGVFTPSATLAIKLAAALGLSVEQLFWIED, via the coding sequence ATGGCTGAGCGGCTCGCCAACCGCCTCAAGGAGCGGCGCACCGAGCTGAGCCTGACGCAGGCCGAGCTGGCCGAGAAGGTGGGCGTCACCCGCAAGACCGTGAACACGGTCGAGAATGGCGTGTTCACCCCCTCTGCGACTCTGGCGATCAAGCTCGCCGCCGCGCTCGGGCTCAGCGTCGAGCAGCTGTTCTGGATCGAGGACTGA
- a CDS encoding YbgC/FadM family acyl-CoA thioesterase: MASDSFDTPYRGGFVDAPDGSREHHFALTVYFEDTDAYAVVYYANYLKFMERARSDMIRAAGVDQFEELRRTGSAYVVADLAIQYKRPARLGDDIKVVSTVEEVRAASVLIQQRVIRGDELLTDARVTAAFLDANGRPQRQPKEWVEKFKAMMQQDR; the protein is encoded by the coding sequence ATGGCATCTGACAGTTTCGACACACCGTACCGCGGCGGCTTCGTCGATGCGCCGGACGGCAGCCGCGAACATCATTTCGCGCTCACCGTCTATTTCGAGGACACGGACGCCTACGCCGTCGTCTATTATGCCAATTACCTGAAGTTCATGGAGCGGGCGCGCTCGGACATGATCCGCGCTGCCGGCGTCGACCAGTTCGAGGAGCTGCGGCGGACCGGCAGCGCCTATGTCGTCGCCGACCTCGCCATCCAGTACAAACGCCCGGCGCGGCTCGGCGACGATATCAAGGTTGTGAGCACCGTCGAGGAAGTCCGCGCCGCCTCGGTCCTGATTCAGCAGCGAGTCATCCGTGGGGATGAACTGTTGACCGATGCCCGCGTGACCGCGGCCTTCCTGGATGCGAACGGTCGTCCGCAACGCCAACCGAAAGAATGGGTCGAGAAATTCAAAGCCATGATGCAGCAGGATCGGTGA
- the tolB gene encoding Tol-Pal system beta propeller repeat protein TolB, with protein sequence MRGSIARIAVAAALGLVAAPGGAQQAQPAATVIALPPLTTSDTGTKGNEMLAVAWQATQLIEADLRQTSEVLPLAPDRKDYYSFPEVTAPSFQKWRGAGAKALVTGFVRSRPDGRLTFGCYVYDVQQGRELGRTGFVVAPSDLRRAAHKCSGLAYQSITGAPGMFDTRIAYVAETGSPAARVKRIAIMDSDGNNHSYVTQGETTVLTPRLSPNASLLAFVSYSGGIPQVRVHNVGTGEQRPLLSTPLMTFSPRFSPDGSKIVFSMMLGQNSDIYVVGANGGAARRLTTSPGIDTGASFSPDGSRIVFESDRSGTQQLYVMDADGSGQRRISYGTLAYAAPEWSPDGKLIAFTALSGGSRRVGVMAADGGDERMLTDGPTDEGPSWAASSRELVFQRVDAAGRPGVYRVSLDGSAPRRMTIPQDGSDPDWSGTLD encoded by the coding sequence GTGAGGGGCTCGATCGCAAGGATCGCAGTGGCGGCCGCGCTCGGTCTCGTCGCGGCACCCGGCGGGGCACAGCAGGCGCAACCGGCGGCGACCGTCATCGCGCTCCCGCCGCTGACGACGTCGGACACCGGCACCAAGGGCAATGAAATGCTCGCCGTCGCCTGGCAGGCGACCCAGCTGATCGAAGCCGACCTCCGCCAGACCTCCGAGGTGTTGCCGCTCGCGCCCGATCGGAAGGACTATTATTCTTTTCCGGAGGTCACCGCGCCGAGCTTTCAGAAATGGCGCGGCGCCGGCGCGAAGGCGCTGGTCACCGGCTTCGTACGCTCCCGTCCCGACGGCCGCCTGACCTTCGGCTGCTATGTCTACGACGTCCAGCAGGGCCGCGAACTCGGCCGCACCGGCTTCGTCGTGGCGCCTAGCGACCTCCGCCGCGCTGCCCACAAATGCTCGGGCCTCGCCTACCAATCGATCACCGGCGCGCCCGGCATGTTCGACACGCGCATCGCCTACGTCGCGGAGACCGGCAGCCCGGCCGCGCGCGTCAAGCGAATCGCGATCATGGACAGCGACGGCAACAATCACAGCTATGTGACGCAGGGCGAGACCACCGTCCTGACCCCGCGCCTCTCGCCCAATGCGTCGCTGCTCGCCTTCGTCAGCTACAGCGGCGGCATCCCGCAGGTGCGGGTCCATAACGTCGGCACCGGCGAGCAGCGGCCGCTGCTGTCGACACCGCTGATGACCTTCTCGCCGCGCTTCTCGCCCGATGGTTCGAAGATCGTCTTTTCGATGATGCTCGGCCAGAACAGCGACATCTATGTCGTTGGCGCCAACGGCGGCGCGGCACGGCGGCTGACCACCTCGCCCGGCATCGACACCGGCGCCAGCTTCTCGCCCGACGGGTCCAGGATCGTTTTTGAAAGCGACCGCTCTGGAACGCAGCAGCTCTACGTGATGGACGCCGACGGGTCCGGCCAGCGCCGAATCAGCTATGGTACGTTGGCCTATGCGGCGCCCGAATGGAGCCCCGACGGCAAGCTCATCGCCTTTACGGCGCTCAGCGGCGGAAGCCGGCGCGTCGGCGTGATGGCGGCCGACGGCGGCGACGAGCGGATGCTGACTGACGGCCCGACCGACGAAGGCCCAAGCTGGGCCGCGAGCAGCCGCGAGCTGGTCTTCCAGCGCGTCGATGCGGCCGGCCGCCCGGGCGTCTACCGCGTCAGCCTGGACGGGAGCGCGCCGCGACGGATGACCATCCCGCAGGACGGCTCCGACCCCGATTGGTCGGGAACCTTGGACTGA
- a CDS encoding OmpA family protein: MRRSLLLLAVLAASPASAQLRQRPAQPAPVQNPIDVLRAEFAAQVGATTVYFGPGVSQLSPQGKSVLAAQALWLRQHSAVPVRIEGYGDTTGTRDHALALGARRANEVRDYLLLMGVPAAQVTAMSWGKERPGAGRAVTAIVQ; the protein is encoded by the coding sequence ATGCGCCGATCTCTTCTTTTGCTCGCGGTGCTCGCCGCGTCCCCCGCTTCGGCCCAGCTGAGGCAGCGTCCTGCCCAACCCGCCCCCGTGCAGAACCCGATCGATGTCCTGCGCGCGGAATTCGCGGCGCAGGTCGGCGCGACGACCGTCTACTTCGGCCCCGGCGTGTCTCAGCTTTCGCCGCAGGGAAAATCGGTGCTGGCGGCGCAAGCCCTGTGGCTGCGCCAGCATTCGGCTGTTCCGGTCCGGATCGAGGGATATGGGGATACGACCGGCACGCGCGATCATGCGCTGGCCCTGGGCGCGCGGCGCGCCAACGAAGTGCGCGATTATTTGCTGCTGATGGGCGTCCCCGCGGCGCAGGTCACGGCCATGAGCTGGGGCAAGGAGCGCCCCGGCGCCGGCCGCGCGGTCACGGCGATCGTTCAGTAA
- the panC gene encoding pantoate--beta-alanine ligase, giving the protein MQIIRDPDGLNSALAEFEGETVALVPTMGALHAGHMALVEEARRHADRVVATIFVNPKQFGPNEDLARYPKREAEDAAMLEAAGCDLLWMPGVEDIYPPGFATKISVSGVSDRWEGEARPGHFDGVATVVAKLLLETFPDVALFGEKDFQQLAVIRRLVADLNIPTEIVSVATVREEDGLALSSRNAYLSPTERQQATALYRALCDAGDLLRGGRSPEAVLAEGKSALLDAGFSRVDYFALVDGATLEPVTVAESGTRLIGAAVIGGTRLIDNLAI; this is encoded by the coding sequence TTGCAAATAATCCGTGACCCCGACGGGCTGAATTCCGCGCTCGCTGAGTTCGAGGGCGAGACGGTGGCACTAGTGCCGACCATGGGCGCGCTTCACGCCGGGCACATGGCGCTGGTCGAAGAGGCGCGGCGGCATGCGGACCGCGTGGTCGCCACGATTTTCGTCAATCCGAAGCAGTTCGGTCCGAACGAGGATCTGGCGCGCTATCCGAAGCGCGAGGCGGAAGATGCAGCGATGCTCGAAGCCGCGGGCTGCGACCTGCTGTGGATGCCGGGGGTCGAAGACATCTACCCGCCCGGCTTTGCGACCAAGATCAGCGTATCCGGCGTGTCGGACCGGTGGGAGGGCGAGGCACGGCCGGGCCATTTCGATGGGGTCGCGACCGTCGTCGCCAAGCTCCTGCTCGAAACCTTCCCCGATGTCGCGCTGTTCGGCGAGAAGGATTTCCAGCAGCTGGCTGTGATCCGCCGGCTGGTCGCGGACCTGAACATCCCGACCGAGATCGTGTCGGTCGCGACCGTCCGCGAAGAAGACGGCCTCGCCCTCTCGTCGCGCAATGCCTATTTGAGCCCCACCGAGCGGCAGCAAGCGACCGCTTTGTACCGCGCGCTTTGCGATGCCGGGGATTTGTTAAGAGGTGGCCGGTCCCCCGAAGCGGTGCTGGCCGAAGGCAAGAGCGCGCTGCTGGACGCCGGCTTCTCCCGCGTCGACTATTTCGCCCTTGTCGACGGCGCCACGCTGGAGCCGGTGACTGTCGCCGAAAGCGGCACGCGCCTGATCGGCGCCGCGGTAATCGGGGGCACGCGGTTGATCGATAATCTGGCGATCTGA